A window of Etheostoma spectabile isolate EspeVRDwgs_2016 chromosome 18, UIUC_Espe_1.0, whole genome shotgun sequence contains these coding sequences:
- the LOC116706586 gene encoding adhesion G-protein coupled receptor F1, whose protein sequence is MMSVELNKTFTPTLTDSSSPDYKDLKSRIESVLREQYKGITGFISASVNRFREGSVITDFGVQTTQVEPTEVAKANTKILVAMSSIAPVIGSVTADFNSPNPIILPELTYTGTTMVLTCGPPEINVGNINVSVWTLNGKTLTGPRIKKTNSGMVHKLTVDNVILADMGLYKCTLIGDIINFNQQGDTTNKIKQAPIIQLNSVDNVYCDGTAAQKKTLECCVQPPFMVRWFDSTGEQLGSYAEANCVKYDYMLGPCSEQQKISFVCKVVDPENYSKTTEINVFKDVPTCNDNQYGPGRVGDTKNASCGAGQAGSRTAVCQKTGWTLSKDTCIITAINELFIFSTSLEKDDVQNFVANLSTTVQEEKDKIATSSATITTIVDILNKIASVSTGVVIQPVIENVLETVDVIIGKESRQSWTFLNENRTRSASSELLFSMESLSERLDGNLSFETPRILLKRTITSNNTFTADLNNSISIVVPNIPSNSFFTTITFSTLNNVMPARNSSFNPTGNDTVTDNAINAAVVLAKTNATVKNVTLSFNKLNSSLLLNPQCVFWNFTQFNQLGVWDDDGCTFVSDINNTVTCRCNHLTSFSILMATDIPPELREILDIITYVGVGISLASLVICLIIEGYVWKDVSRNSTSFMRHVSIINTALSLLIADICFIIGASIAKNPLENPGEDYKVPLGPCSTATFFIHFFYLALFFWMLVSGLLLFYRTVMVFSHMSKSTMLAIGFLLGYGCPLLIAVITVAVTAPGNGYIRTDNACWLNWIQTRALLALAIPALTIIFINIIIVIVVLFKMLRRGVGDTAQRDEKQTLVVIVRCLAILTPLFGLTWALGVGTMISSTNKGIHIAFAFFNSLQGFFILVFGTLFDSKIRSILSRQLPTPSTGSNTTRSTSGGISSLSGLTWINRLRRRRHVYRVSEVANSRSTGASESFVNI, encoded by the exons ATGATGTCGGTAGAACTAAACAAGACATTCACACCTACCTTAACTGATTCATCAAGTCCTGACTACAAGGATCTTAAATCAAGGATTGAGTCAGTG TTAAGGGAGCAGTATAAAGGAATCACAGGGTTTATCAGTGCTTCTGTAAACAGATTCAG AGAAGGAAGTGTAATTACAGACTTTGGTGTTCAGACGACCCAGGTTGAGCCGACTGAAGTGGCTAAAGCTAACACAAAAATCCTTGTTGCAATGAGTTCTATTGCCCCAGTCATTGGTTCAGTTACTGCAGATTTTAACA gtccaaaTCCAATCATCTTACCAGAGCTCACGTATACTGGTACAACCATGGTGCTGACATGTGGGCCTCCTGAGATCAATGTGGGAAACATCAATGTTTCTGTGTGGACATTAAATGGAAAAACACTTACAGGTccaaggattaaaaaaactaattctggCATGGTTCATAAACTTACAGTTGACAACGTCATTCTTGCTGATATGG GACTTTACAAATGTACTCTGATAGGCGATATTATTAATTTCAACCAACAAGGagatacaacaaacaaaatcaaacaagCTCCCATTATACAACTAAATAGTGTGGATAACGTGTATTGTGATGGGACAgcagcacagaaaaaaacacttgagtGTTGCGTGCAGCCCCCCTTTATGGTCCGTTGGTTTGACTCAACTGGTGAACAGTTAG GTTCCTATGCTGAAGCTAACTGTGTCAAGTATGATTACATGCTTGGGCCCTGCAGTGAACAACAGAAAATAAGTTTTGTTTGTAAGGTAGTTGACCCAGAGAATTATTCTAAAACAACAGAAATTAACGTTTTCAAAGACG TTCCAACATGCAATGATAATCAGTATGGGCCTGGACGAGTAGGCGACACAAAAAACGCAAGCTGTGGTGCAGGTCAGGCTGGGAGCAGGACTGCGGTCTGTCAGAAAACTGGGTGGACGCTTTCGAAGGACACCTGCATCATAACAGCAATCAACGAATTGTTCATTTTTTCAACG AGTTTGGAGAAGGATGATGTACAGAACTTTGTGGCGAATCTAAGTACCACGGtccaagaagaaaaagacaaaatagcaACGTCATCTGCAACCATAACAACTATTGTTGACATCCTAAACAAGATTGCAAGTGTTTCCACTGGTGTTGTCATTCAACCGGTGATAGAG AATGTACTTGAAACAGTTGATGTCATCATTGGTAAGGAATCAAGACAGTCCTGGACATTTCTGAATGAAAATAGAACCCGCAGTGCGAGCTCAGAACTACTTTTTTCAATGGAGTCCCTGTCTGAAAGGTTGGACGGAAACCTTTCCTTCGAGACTCCACGGATCTTGCTCAAAAGAACCATTACGTCTAACAACACCTTTACAGCCGATCTGAACAACAGCATTTCCATAGTGGTTCCAAACATCCCCAGCAACAGCTTTTTCACCACCATCACCTTCTCCACCCTTAATAATGTTATGCCAGCACGGAACTCCAGCTTCAACCCCACCGGCAATGACACTGTCACAGATAATGCAATAAACGCTGCTGTGGTGCTGgccaaaacaaatgcaacagtTAAGAATGTTACTCTGAGCTTCAACAAGCTTAACAGCTCCCTGTTACTAAACCCACAGTGTGTCTTCTGGAACTTCACCCAGTTCAATCAGTTGGGGGTTTGGGATGATGATGGTTGTACGTTTGTTTCCGATATAAACAACACTGTGACCTGCAGATGCAACCATCTCACCTCATTCTCCATTCTGATGGCAACAGACATCCCTCCAGAACTGAGAGAGATCTTAGACATAATCACTTATGTTGGAGTTGGGATATCTCTGGCAAGCTTAGTAATATGTCTCATTATTGAAGGATACGTGTGGAAAGACGTTTCTAGAAATAGCACGTCCTTCATGCGCCATGTTTCCATCATTAACACTGCCCTGTCTCTGTTGATCGCTGACATCTGTTTCATCATCGGGGCCTCTATTGCCAAAAACCCCCTTGAAAACCCAGGGGAGGACTATAAGGTTCCACTTGGACCATGCAGCACAGCAACATTTTTTATACACTTTTTCTATCTTGCTCTGTTTTTTTGGATGCTTGTGTCGGGCCTTCTGCTTTTTTACCGCACAGTCATGGTCTTCTCCCATATGTCCAAATCAACCATGTTGGCCATTGGCTTCTTACTAGGCTACGGGTGCCCTCTGCTTATAGCTGTTATTACTGTTGCTGTCACAGCACCAGGGAATGGATACATCAGGACAGACAATGCTTGCTGGCTCAACTGGATCCAGACACGTGCCCTGCTGGCCTTGGCCATACCTGCCTTGACTATAATTTTCATCAACATTATAATTGTGATCGTGGTATTATTCAAAATGCTGAGAAGAGGTGTAGGAGACACCGCCCAAAGAGATGAAAAGCAAACGCTGGTGGTCATTGTCAGGTGTTTAGCCATTTTGACTCCTTTATTTGGACTGACCTGGGCGTTGGGAGTGGGAACCATGATATCATCAACCAATAAGGGAATCCACATTGCTTTTGCATTCTTCAATTCACTACAG GGTTTCTTCATTTTAGTGTTTGGGACACTATTCGATTCAAAG ATCCGTTCTATCCTCTCAAGACAATTACCCACACCAAGCACCGGCTCAAATACAACAAGA AGTACAAGTGGAGGTATTTCTTCTCTCAGTGGCCTAACGTGGATCAATCGACTGCGTAGAAGAAGAC ATGTCTATCGTGTGTCAGAAGTTGCAAACTCAAGAAGCACTGGTGCATCGGAGTCCTTCGTCAATATCTGA